The Equus asinus isolate D_3611 breed Donkey chromosome 14, EquAss-T2T_v2, whole genome shotgun sequence genomic sequence TTCCACACatgtctggggtggggtctgaggtTCTGCAGGTGATGCTGGTCCATAGACCACACTTTCAGTGGCGAGACCCTAAAACTGCACCGTCCAGTGCAATAGCCACTAGCCACTTGtagctgttgagcacttgaaacatgGCTAATCCAAACTGAAGTGTGCTTGTGAGTGTAAAGTGTGCTTGTAAGTgtaaaactgaaagtgaaaatagGATTTTCAGGACtaagtacaaaaaaaaagaatgtaaaaaatatctcttcaataatttctttttatattgattacacgtTAAAATTATAGTCTTCATCTTCATATAATCTTGGGAAATGGGCTTTGAGTCACTGACCTCAGACCCACAGAGATCCACAGGCAGTGAGAGATGGAAGGATGGACCTCAGgctcaaagaggagaaatgaccAAAATCCCACACAGAAGTAAAATTCCAGCCCAAGACTCTGTTCTACGAGTCAATATGTACTATAGTCTCCATCAGGGCTGACCACAGGCTTCTTTCCCACCTCAGTTTCTCCCAGAGCCCAGAATTCAGGACCAtgtgctctctcctctctttggTGACAGGCAGGAGGCAACGACATGAGACTGTGGCTAAGAGGCCTGGTCCTCCAGGCTCTGAGGAGCACCCGGGGAGTCTGTGGTCCTCGTGGGCAGCCACCACCTCTGCCTGTCCCTCAGAAGATTGTGGCCACCTGGGAAGCCATCAACCTGGGGAGGCAGCCAGTGCCTGAGTACTTCAACTTTGCCCGTGACGTGCTGGACGTGTGGACGCAGCTGGAAAAGGTGAAGCCCACAGTGTCCTAGTGTCCATCTTGGGCATTGGAGGCTGCCCTGGGTACCCCAAAGAGACTCAAGGCTCCAAGTCACATTGATCTGGACATTTTGACCCAGGAATTTTACAAGTCCTAAAATTGAAACTGTTAAgccttagaaaaaaattatgaccAAGTTATGCGAGCCTTAGACACCCTTGCCCAATCCCTCATGTGCCTCATATTCCTGAGCCCAAATCACACAGTGAGATAGTTGCATCCCTTTTGATTCATTTCCCATCATTCTGATCAAGTGAAGAAGAAAGTTCTTACTGCTGCTACTCTATCCTTAATCTCTCTCTCATTGTCATGCACTTCCCTTTTAAATAAGGAGAGAGCTCAGCTCTGGCTCAAAGCTTTTCATAATTCACAGCAGGTACATACGTAGAATTGAACTAAGTTTATCTTGATCTCCTTGTGTCTCTGTACATAtgcttccttctttatttctccttccttatATATCTGTTATGTCTCTCTCTATTTTATAGTCACCTTTTACTTATGTTAAAGATGCTAACTTTTTTTATAGTAGGGGAATATAAACTGTATTTCAAAGGCATTTATTTAtgctaattttaaagaaaaaatatggggCGGGCCacgtgcccgagtggttaagttcatgcactccacttcggtggcccagggtttctctggttcagatcctgagcgcggacatggcaccgctcatcaggtcatgttgaggcggcgtcccaaatagcacaaccagaagcactcacagctagaatatacaactatgtactggggggcggggtgctctggggagaagaagaagaaaagcaaaagattggcaacagatgttagctcaggtgccaatctttagggaaaaaaatttgcctaaaaaaaagaaaaaatgtgaaatgagTAATACTGTTAGTAAATATAGTGTCAGTGGATATGGTAAAATTTATGAAAGTGGGTGAGAATGACTGAGACATAAAAGCAGGCTTTGCAGTCAGGTAGACACGGTTCGTCCACTTgaagtgtgaccttggacaaatgcCTAAGTTCTTTGgatctcagttttctcgtctATAAAGTGTGAGTCTTACCTATGCCGCTTGGAgttgtcatgagaattaaatgagacgtGTATGTAAGAGATGGAGCCAGGGTGCTCCATGCCTGCATACAAAGTCTAAGCTCTTTTCACCACACCAGGATCATCCTTAGAGGACCTCCCCTaatggtaaaaacaaacaaacaaagttaagtcagcaaaaatgaaaaaataaggactttctaaaattttctccactttaaaagcaacaacaaccaGAAGAACAAAAATCTTGGGAAaattgtcagaatcaacttttcaGAACTCTAGAAACTAACCAGAGGCTGGAGTAACTCAGGGAGTGTTTATTAAAGAAACACCATTAAAGATTTGAGTGAATCTCAGTAAGAATGCCCCTAAGATACTGTCTCCTATAACCAAAAATAGCAAATACCATTACCAAAAATACCGTAGTCTTCGTGACTATTTTGACAAAAGTTTAAAGCGCATCTGATGAAGTTCAACTTTCAGGAACCAAGAACTGCCAGAAAATAGTAGCCTCTACATTATGCATACATTTAGAAGTTTACTTGAAATCTGCCTTTCCTTCATAGTATGGGTAAGTtgaactttactttttaaaaacttgattgccattaaagcaaaaattataaggttgcaaaaaaaaaaaaaaagaacactacaTCTCAAATTGATCTGCATACTCAATGTAGtctttatcaaaatcccagtagacttctttgaagaaatagaaaatcttgtctaaaaattcatacagaaatgcaagggacccataataaccaaaacaatcttgaaatggaaacacaaaactggaggactcacatttctctattttaaaacctACTAGAAAGTTACAATAATCAAGATTGTGCGGGGGGGAAAGTtacagtgtggcactggcatgAAGGTAGATGCAGATAAATGGGAtagaattaagagtccagaaataaacccattcatctatggtcaactgattttcaacaaaggtgacaagaaaattcaatggggaaagagttGTCTTTCCAACTAATGGTGCTGGGACACctggatagtcacatgcaaagaatgaatcTGGTCCCCTAACTCagacaacataaaaaaaattaactcaaaaatgggtcaaagacctaatGAAGGAGTAAAAAGTATGagattcttagaagaaaacataggtgtatcctggattaggcaatggtttctaaagtacaagcaacaaaagaaaaaatagacaaattggacttcatgaaaattaatgaCATTTGTATACCAAAGTGAAAAGTtagcccacagaatgggagaaaatatttgcaaatcacgtatctgatgAGGACCTACTAtccacaatatacaaagaactcaaactcaacaataagaagacaactcaattaaaatatGAGCTAAGGATTTGGATAGATGTTTCTCTAAAGAAcataaacaaatggccaatagacacatggaCAATACTCACCATCtttattcattagggaaatgcaatctCAGCGATAATGAGATTGCACATAGAGGATCATAGCTAAtaccaaaatcaaaaacaaaaaaaaaagtacaataaaaagTGCTaacaaagatgtagagaaattggaaccctcagacgttgctggtgggaatgtaaaatggtgcaggtgctgtggaaaagtttggcagttcctcataAAGTTGCGCATAGAGttgtcatatgatccagcaattacactcttaggtatatatccaagagaatagaaacatatgtccacacaaaaacttgtacacgtaTGTTCGtggcaacattattcataacagccaagaaGTGAAAGCAATCCTgacgtccatcaactgatgaagagACAAATAAAACGATGGTACCATCCATACAGTGGGATACGATTCAGTCATTAAAAGTAATGTAgcactgatgcatgctacaacatagataaaccttgaaaaccttatgctaggtgaaagaaatcagacacaaaaggccacatactgtctgattccattcATTTGAAAGATCCAGAAtcagcaaatccatagagacagaaaggattagtggttgccaggggctgagaaaggagagaatagaGTCTGTACAGTATTTCTTTTTAGGGAAATGAAGATGTTtgggaattagatagtggtgatcgttacacaactttgtgaatatactagaaacacttgaattgtgcactttaaaatggtgaagaCTATGGTGTGAGAATTATGTCTCATAAAAAAGGGGAAGGACATGGAACATTGTAAATTGTACCCTACTTTTGCATTAAAAATGTGGTATGGAAAAAAATACCTATGTCTGCCTAAAGAAGCATTGGAAGGATATGCAAGAAACCGATAATATTGGTGATTCATTGAGGCTGGTGAAGTGGGAACAGGGTAGAGAGGGACAGGATGAGGATGAGACTTCTCAATGCATAgctttttgtattgttttcatttttgaatccCGTGACTGTGATAactatagtaaaaataaaattaaataaataataacaacaagcaaacaaaagtcctcaacaaatgttttctatttttttctgcctacACTGCTGTCTAGGCTGGGCACCGGCCCCCGAACCCTGCATTCTGGTGGGTCGATGGCATGGGAGCAGAGGTCAAGTGGAGCTTTGAGGAGCTGGGGGTGCAGTCCAGAAAGGCGGCTAACGTGCTAGGGGGCGTGTGCGGTCTGCAGCCTGGGGACAGAATGATGCTGGTGCTCCCGCGGCTCCCAGAATGGTGGCTGGTCAGCGTGGCTTGTATGCGCACAGGTCAGTGGGCAAAGCTGAGATTTCCATCTGGGGCCGACACTCCCTGCCGGGGCTCTGCAGTGTTCACAAGGTTTGGGAGATGAAGCAAAATATACCCTATGTGGAGTTTTGTTTACTTTCACTCTGCCCAACAGTCACAAACTTGATTGTATACAGGGGCCAGACAGCAATATAATTGACTAAAGCAGGCAAGCGTGAGGCAGTAGGGAGCGCTGAGGACTGAGGTGAGCTGGAGATCACATACCTCATCAAACGGGGAACTGCTTCTCAACTCCAACGAAATGTTTCCATGTGTGAATGAGGACCAGTGTTTCCAGATATtcaaattttgtaacagaagaCTCTGGATGTTTATGAAAAAACTTCCAGTCGTCTAATGTTGacaactaaatatttatttaaaaaattctgagtgGGACAAACCAAGCATATTTTCTGCTGGTTGTGGTTTGGGAGCCGCCAGTGTGTGGATAGTAATACAGTTATGGATGAGAGACCTATACAAGCAATCTACACAAGTTTCGCTCTTAGACTTCATGGCTCTCATCACTGGAGCATCTTCCAGCTcccaagggaaggaagagaaggacaaaATAATCAAAGCAATGAGATTATCCCTGAGGGTTCCTCTTCCTGCTGTCACGAATGTCCAGGACAGAGGACCGTTGGTCTTCTTGGCATGGTTCTTCCAGCAGAGGAGCAGAGGTTGCAAAAGGACACAGCACGTAGAGCCCAGAGAGCCTCTGCTGACCCCGTCCAACGAGCTTATTGAAAGGGCTGAGTTTATATGCTGATTTTACAAAAGCAAGACAACTGCTTTTGGTGGAGAGCTGGTTTCTCCATCCTCTGGGAAGTTTCCACCACTTGGAATGTTGTCCACCCACTTCCAATCACGTCCATAGAACAATCTCCCTAAAATACAGATTTTACAAATAAGGCTTGCAAAACAGGAAGATACAAACTCACACCAGAGAAGTAGCTTTGTATATGAATGAGCTTTATTCAACCATTTTGTGAACGGATTGTCTAAAAAGCAAAGAGACAGGAACTCTAATTTTAGTTTTACATGTTTTTGCACAATACACAAAAGTGAGCACCATCATGGTGTATCTAGCTCGAGGAAAAGAAACAGGCAAACAGATTGGGGAGCTCTCCATATTCTTCCATGACATTTGAGGTCCATTTAAATGAGGGCCATTTAAAGGGTTTCCCAAATAAGGAAACCTCTGCAGTTTCttgaagacctactatgtgccaggcactgtgttgggcaCTTTGCACGATCAGAACTCCCCTTTGGGACATTATTATCGTTACTTTTCCTGTTGCCTAAACATCTCCAGTTCTCCTAATTATACAGATTTACCATTTCTTTGCTGTCCAAACAAAATAACTCAAGACCACGTCCCACACTGCCATGTCAAGTCTAGCATCTTCCCATTTAGACAGTACTCAAGCTGGATGTCCTTGCATTCTCATATTCCCACACTCTCCTAAGATgcacttgtcactttccttcaaGTCTGTGATGTTGGACTCATTTCTCTTGCTGATAGCTCCAGCTGTCTACTGTctgcctgggcccccaaagcaccACAGACAACTCCAGGGGGAACAGACTTCTGGAAATAGCTAAAACAGAGAGATGGAGTGAAAAAACACACCATTCACCTCCAAAAGTGTTCACGCTGGGGTTTAAACCCTGTAGAAGTTTAGGAGATAGAGTGAAGGGCAATGAGAACTTTGGTTTGGTCCCACACTATTTGGGATtggcccttcctctgtcttctgtcCTCACTCATTGGCTGTGGCAGGATGACTCATTCTTTCAGGATGTCGTTcttcttgtctgtgaaatgggagtgcTGGACTCAATGGAGTGTTTACAACCTGCATTCTGAGATACTCAAGTGGTTTTTTCAAGCGTTTGATTAAAGTTTTCCCCTGCTTTCTGCTTCCTCATCCCCTATCCTTGGGGAGAGAGGAACTCAGCTGCCCTCAGAGTGGTTTTGGTTGAAATTATGTGGGGTCCTGGAGCCCCCACCTGCTACACCTACCCACCTGCCCCAAGCATCCCACACCCAACACTGGGATCCATTGTGGTCTTTTGTTTGAAAGGCATGGAAAACCCCTGGGCTAGGTAATCTCTAAGACAATATAACACAATGCTCCGGATCACGGACTCTCAGGTTTACTGCTGCCTGGGTTCACAATTCCAGCTCTACAACACAttagctgggtgatcttgggccagttatttcacttaattaaTGCATAAAGGcctaagttttaatttttttaaatctgcaaaatgggtataataatagcaTTTGCTCTCCaggcttgtgagaattaaatgaaataatgcatgcaaAGTTCTTAGCACATGTACATGCTCCATAAATACATTCTGGATTTCATTACTATCAGTATTGCTACTTTTTCCAGTTCAGGCATTCCAACCCTGTCCAGCCCCTTCCTGCTCCTGTGTCTTATGGGAACATCCAGTCTGGACCTCTTCACAGGGGTCTTCCCCTGCTGCCCAGTCAACATCCCTTCTCTGTGTGGTTTCAGGGGCCGTCATGATTCCAGGTGTCTCTCAGCTGACGGAGAAGGACCTCAAGTATCGGCTGCAGGCGTCCAGGGCCAAGTCCATTATCACCAGTGACTCCCTGGCTCCGAGGGTAGATGCCATTAGCGCCGACTGCCCCTCCCTCCAGACCAAGCTGCTGGTGTCAGACAGCAGTCGGCCAGGCTGGATGAACTTTAGGGAGCTTCTCCGGTAAGTTGGGGCTCTCCAGAGGACAGCATGAAAATGAGACCCAGGAATCTCTCCTTTAAGCAAGAGGAGATGGAATGCATTGGTGATTGCACACGAGGAGAGGGCATCAGAAAGGAACGCTCACTTTGGAAGCAAGACAAACCTGAGACCTAATCCTGGTGACCACCTTAAGATCCTTCAGTCACTTAGTCAATACTGGAACTGTCACCAGCTTTCTGTGCTTCATGTGCCTCTATAACGATGAGAGTGGTTACGGAGCCATTAGCTGGAGTAAATGAGTAATCTGTGTGAGGCATTCGGTACATAGTAGGTGGTCATTTAGTAATATAATAATTGAGCGCTTAGTGTctgctaggcattgtgctaggtaAGCGTTCACCTACATTCATTCATGGGACAAAGATTTAATGCACATCTGTTTTGCAACAAGCATAGTGTTTTGGTGCTCAGAACACAATAATGAATCAGAcgtcatcttatttaatccttgaaAAATGCTCTGTGAAGCGGACTTTAACCcgattgtacagatgaggaaactgagacttggcaAAGTAGCGACCTGCTCAAGATGCTGACAAGTAGTCAAGTCAAGGTTGGGGCAGAACCAAAGCCATTAGCCTTTGAGCAAGACCCTGGTGCAAACCTCAGTGGGAGTTTGAGACTTTGTCCTGATGGAGGGAGAACCAAAAAGGGGTCCTCTCCGGGGCCTGCAAAGATAAGGCACAAACGCCCACCCCACACACCAGCTGCTTCAGATTCACCCGGGggctgttcttttattttttttgactaATATCAACATTTGTCTCTTGTCCCTAGCTTTATTTAAGAAAGAACTATGGGTCACATTCATTTAAAAGTGTTATAATTTTTAGGATTATAAGACCCACAGGCACGCATTGTAAATAATATatcctgtattttccaaaatattatatTTCCAGCATATGGTATTTTTCTACACTACATTTTCATtatgttatatttcaatataatGATTAGTAGCCAACACTTAAACAGAAAATATTCAACATGTTTAAGTAGTAAAGTTAAGCACAAAAGACGTATTTAAAAGTTTGAGGATATGGTAAGTACTTTTTAGATTGTTCTTTCCTacactagaatataaactttcTACCCTAAAATTATGggaatttatttgttcattttgggATGCTGTTTTAAATACAGATTCCAAGGCCCCACATCTGATCTACTTAACCAGACATATCTGAGCAAGGGCCCCAGGAAACTGTATTTTAAGAGATCTGCCCAGGTAATTTTGATGAGCTGTGGGGTTGGTCCAGATCAGTGGTTCTCCATTGTGGCTGTCATTAGAATTACCTGaggaggcttttaaaaaaataccaacgCCAGGCCCACCTtcaaagattctgatttcattttctccgGGGTGCTGCCCAGGCAATGgcacttcttttaaaaacttactagGTGATCCTAAGCTCAGCCGGGGTCGAGAACCAGTGAGTTAGAAGATTCTCCAGATCACAGAACTTTAGGAATCACCCAGAATTCTAAACTTCAAACTTAGGGAAGCCTTTAGAAAACAGCCCTAAGCCACCAGGAATTGAGGTGGGGGTGGAGCTGGGCTCAAACGTGCAGAAGTGTGGCCGTGGATCTGTGTGTGTTCCACCAGAAAGTCCTCATGCCACGGTGAAAGAGCCCAGGCTCCTTTGAGTGAGCCTTTTAGCCattttgagcctcaatttctttatctgcaGAGGGTTATGGTGAGAGTTCCCACCCTGTGGGGCGACTGTAGGGGTCAGAGATAATGCAAGCTGGAGCTCCCAGTACAGTGCCTCACGCTTGGTGATTATTGAGACAATGGCCAGTAGTGTCATTACAGATATCGTTAACCATGACTGTTCTTAACTATTGGTAGTACCACCcagtatttttacattttacaggGAGGCATCCACAGAGCATGACTGTGTGAGGACCAAAGCTCAAGACCCATTGGCCATCTACTTCACAAGTGGCACTACCGGGGCCCCCAAGATGGTGGAGCACTCCCAGGCCAGCTATGGTCTGGGTTTCGTGGCCAGTGGAAGGTACGGTGGACAGCTTGTCTGACGGGTCCAAGGAACCGAAAGGAGGCGAGTGAGCTGGAGGGGTGTGAGTGAGGGGGAAAGGGGCAGGAGTTGAGGTCAGAGAGCTAAAAGGGGTCAGAGCAGGTAGGATATAAAGGCTTTGGGCTTTACTCTGAGAGAGGTGAGAAACCATtggagggttttcttttttttaattgtggtaaaatagacacaacataaaatttacccttttaaacatttttaagtgtagagttcagtggcgttaagtacaCTCACGTGGTTGTGCCATCATctccaccatccgtctccagaactttttcctctAGCAAATCAGAAACTGTACCCCTTACACAATaattccccttctctcctcccccaaggccctggcaaccaccattctattttctgtctctcggaatttgactcctctgggagcctcgtataagtggaatcatacaatatttttccttttgtgtctggcttatttcacctagcgtAATGTGTTCaagttttatccatgttgtagcatgtatcagaatttatgTTTTaaggctaaatagtattccagtGCATGTATataccaattttgtttatccattcatccattgatggacacttgggctgctgccactttttggctattgtgaatagtccTACTATTAATacaggtgtacaaatatctgtacAAAAccttgcttttaattcttttgggaaTATGCactgaagtggaattgctggatcatatggtgattctatgtttacttttttgaggaacattggAGTATTCTGAACAGAAGAGAGACATGatctgatttgtttttttgttatttgtttttttaagattttattttttcctttttctccccaaagccccctggtacatggttgcaTATTCTCCACTGtgggttcatttatttttttaaaggatcactCAAGATATTGAGAATAAACTGTAGGGGGCAAGGAATGAGGCAGAGGACCAATTAAGAGGCCAGTGCATTCAGAGGTAAGGGTGGAGGCTTGCCCAGTGGAGTAGCAGTGTGAAGGAATGACAGGAGGCGAGATTCTGAACGTATTTTGAATGTGGGCCTAATAAGATTTCCTGACAGATTTGATGTGAGGTGagacagaaagggaagagtcaaggatgacacCGAGTTTGATGACCTGGACAACCAGAAGCGTTAACTGAAGGGGGAAGACTGTGGGATGAGCTGTCTGGCGGGAGGAAATGGAGGAGATCGTTTCTGGCATTGAGGTGCTTATTGGACATCTCTATTCCCTGAGTTAAAAGTGGAGATGTTGACTAGGCAGTTGGGTGTTCGTGTCTAGAGTTAATGAGAAAGATTCATGCTGGAGTTATCAGcataaagatggtatttaatgCCAGGAGATTGGGTGAGATCAGCAAAGAGtaataaatatggaaaagaaaagagatctcAGAACTGAAGGCTTGAGGCATTTCCACAatgaagaggggaagcgaggagAACTCAgcagaggagactgagaaggagcagtcaATGAGTCGAATGAGGGCCAGGAGATCGTGCGACCCAGAATCCAAGCGTAGAACATGATGATGTCTCTGTCTTCCATGCTTGCAGGCACTGTTTGCCATCCGAagatgttcttctttctctgcctcacctTTGTAATTCCTACGTATTGTTTACGTCTAGCTCAGGTGTCAACTCCTCTATGGGAGTATTTCTCAGACCCCACATCCGTCCTTTCTCTGGGTTAGGTGCCCATTGTCTGTAATTGCATAAGGCTCTGTGTTTAATTCTATTAAAGCATACTCTCCAGGGGCTTCCTAGATCTTTATACTTACTAAACCATAAGCCCCTCAAAGCAAGACTCATCATTCATTTCTACATCCCTAATGCTaagttcagaaataaatgttggctgaATAAAGTGCCCTTGTCACATGGTATTGAAATTATTTGTTCCCTTACATATCACTCCCACTGAACTGCAAGCTCTTGAAAGCATGGGATCTGTCCTTTTAATTCTGTATCCTCAGCCCAGGGCATAGGTGCATAGGAGATGCTCATAAATGCTTGTTGAGACAAAGGTTGACTTTATGGTACTTGTACAGATTTGACAAGCGTACGTGAGTACCCACTGTGGGCAGGGCTCCAAATAAGGTAATATAGATAATGTAATCCTTTTTAAAGGTATAAGCATTGCTGAAGGTcctgactttctctgatttttggCAGGCAGTGGGTGGCCTTGACCGAATCAGACATCTTCTGGAACACGACTGACACTGCTTGGGTGAAGGCAGCCTGGACCCTCTTTTCCGCCTGGCCTAATGGATCTTGCATTTTTGTGCATGAACTTCCCCGAGTTGATGCCAAGGTTATCCTGAAGGTAAGAGCCAAAAACAGCTCTTACGTGCCGTGTGTAAATGAGATGAGTGGAATATAGGTTTTGAGTTTGTGGGAGAAAGGGCTCAAATAAGGGGCCAGTTCACCTGCTCCATCTCCATGAAGTCCAACCCCAGAATTTTCAGAAGATCTtctactctttgtttttctttagactCTCTCCAGGCTCCCAATCACCACCCTCTGCTGTGTCCCCACCCTCTTCCGGCTGCTTGTTCAAGAGGATCTGACCAGGTACAGCCCATTTGTTTAGTGTTTTGGGGGCCTAAGTATATGAATAGACAGCagaatatat encodes the following:
- the LOC106841736 gene encoding acyl-coenzyme A synthetase ACSM5, mitochondrial isoform X1, whose translation is MRLWLRGLVLQALRSTRGVCGPRGQPPPLPVPQKIVATWEAINLGRQPVPEYFNFARDVLDVWTQLEKAGHRPPNPAFWWVDGMGAEVKWSFEELGVQSRKAANVLGGVCGLQPGDRMMLVLPRLPEWWLVSVACMRTGAVMIPGVSQLTEKDLKYRLQASRAKSIITSDSLAPRVDAISADCPSLQTKLLVSDSSRPGWMNFRELLREASTEHDCVRTKAQDPLAIYFTSGTTGAPKMVEHSQASYGLGFVASGRQWVALTESDIFWNTTDTAWVKAAWTLFSAWPNGSCIFVHELPRVDAKVILKTLSRLPITTLCCVPTLFRLLVQEDLTRYQFQSLRHCLTGGEALNPDVREKWKSQTGLELHEGYGQSETVVICANPKGTKIKSGSMGKASPPYDVQVGSLAQLLVRLGSKRRAKSTSRLATPGSAGRVAWLCRHQILSCDLSARLWMMRATSCLQEQRGMLLSVSDPTDPSVSSIAIWTILRRRPHQNKGTFTSRGTEPAWTRMVTFGSWEEMMIYRIGPVEVESALAEHPAVLESAVVSSPDPIRGEVVKAFIVLSPAYSSHDPEELTWELQEHVKRVTAPYKYPRKVAFVSELPKTVSGKIQRSKLRSQEWKK
- the LOC106841736 gene encoding acyl-coenzyme A synthetase ACSM5, mitochondrial isoform X2; this translates as MRLWLRGLVLQALRSTRGVCGPRGQPPPLPVPQKIVATWEAINLGRQPVPEYFNFARDVLDVWTQLEKAGHRPPNPAFWWVDGMGAEVKWSFEELGVQSRKAANVLGGVCGLQPGDRMMLVLPRLPEWWLVSVACMRTGAVMIPGVSQLTEKDLKYRLQASRAKSIITSDSLAPRVDAISADCPSLQTKLLVSDSSRPGWMNFRELLREASTEHDCVRTKAQDPLAIYFTSGTTGAPKMVEHSQASYGLGFVASGRQWVALTESDIFWNTTDTAWVKAAWTLFSAWPNGSCIFVHELPRVDAKVILKTLSRLPITTLCCVPTLFRLLVQEDLTRYQFQSLRHCLTGGEALNPDVREKWKSQTGLELHEGYGQSETVVICANPKGTKIKSGSMGKASPPYDVQIVDDEGNILPPGAEGNVAVRVRPDRPFCFFNCYLDNPEKTAASEQGDFYITGDRARMDKDGYFWFMGRNDDVSNSASYRIGPVEVESALAEHPAVLESAVVSSPDPIRGEVVKAFIVLSPAYSSHDPEELTWELQEHVKRVTAPYKYPRKVAFVSELPKTVSGKIQRSKLRSQEWKK